DNA sequence from the Parasphaerochaeta coccoides DSM 17374 genome:
TGTACGTCTGATGCGTAAGACAGTAGGACCTGACATTGGGGTCAAGGCCGCAGGCGGTATCAGGGACAGGAAGACTGCGCTGGACATGATTGAGGCAGGAGCTTCGCGCATCGGAACCAGCAATGGCGTTGCCCTGGTGGAAGGAACTGCCAGTGATGCCGCATACTGACCGTTCTTTGGCGAACGGTGATGCCACGGACTTCCTCAAGAGCTTGGGATTCCCTTCGGTCACTGTCCATGAGACTTTCACTCATTTTGATTTCACGTCTCCCGGCCGGAGGGTGTTGCTCATCGGTCCGATGGGCAGTGGCAAGACAGAGTTCTCCGCTCGTGTCTGGCGTGACGCAGCCGTGGCCCAGAAGAAAAGCGATGTAGTACGCCGCCTTACCGCTACAGGTGATGTTGACCGCCGCAAGGTGTTCTTCATCCGCTCCGAGCTGGATGCCACCCGTTTCTCCGGGTATCCTGATGATGCCATGGCATATCGGGGCGGATACATCAGGTGCGGAGAGAACATCGCCCGCATCAAGGATTCTTTTGGATTGGAAAAAGTCATTGAGGATCATCCTGACATCGGAACCTACATCATTGACGAGGCGTCCTTCTTTGATGAACGGCTGGTATACGTGGTGCGTAACCACAGTATGCAGCGGGGAGTCATGTTTATTTTCCCCACACTCATCCTGAATTTCCGGAGAGATATCTTCAACTCGACCGCGCGCCTGATGCTGGACATGGCAACCGATGTCATTCCCCTGACGGCGTACTGCGAACATCCTGACTGCATGAAAAGTGCCTTCTATACCTACAGATACTACCAAGTGGGGGACAAAGAATGCCCTGCGCTGTATTTTGATCCTTTAATCATCGTGGGAGGAGACGAGCATAAGGTCGATTCTTTCCAGCCGAACTACGCCGCGCGGTGCGATGAACACCACTACTTGCCAGGAAAAGAGTATACCTTCTTTCATCTGAAACCCATGGGCATGATGGCCGCCAGAGGTGAAGAAAATCCTCTGCGCTCTGAACTTGGGGCGCTGAAGGGGAACATAGGAAAGTCCCTGCTCTACCGGAACTTGGCGGAAGGAACCCCGGACGGATTGCAGCGGGAGATGTTCCTCAATTCCCTGTTGCCCGCCAACATTGCGGAAAAAGCACTGGCTTATCTGTTTTCCGAGCAGAACCTGGTACCTGAGGAGCTTCTGGTCAGGCTTGTTTCCGAGCTGGAACTCGACCGGGAATATCTACAAAAGGTGCTTGAGGACAACCGACGGCCTGTGGTCTTTGACCAGCAACTACTCTTTTCTTAATTTTCTTGATGACAACCGACTTGTCAACATCCCCTGAAAAGGCGGAATAGTACAAACTCACGCCGAAAACAGACATTGCGCCCGTCTTGGGGCTGGTTCACAATGTACACAGGCGGGCAATGGTCTGATCCACGGTCATAGGATTCTGGTTCTCCAGAAGGACAGGGGCCGTGACATGGTATTCATCCATGAGAGAGAAGAACAGCTCCCAGTCCATCACGCCCGTGCCCAGGCTTTTATCACCTGCCTTGACGCCGTTTTCATCCAGGATATAGTCCTTGGCGTGGATGGCGACAATGCGGTGGGCGAAAGCATTGAAGGCGGAACGGAAGAAGGTTTCCTGCGCTTCCCGTGTAGGAACTGCCCGAACCGAACCGTCCCGCTCAGGAATGCCGGACCATGGGGTCAGGTTGACAGGATCGTAGATGACTTTGAGATGCTCCGATGGGAACTTCTCCAGCACATGAACCATCCTCTCAACCGAGCAGATGGTGTGAACCTTGGCTACTGGTTCAAGAGCTACAATGGCATCATAGCGCTCTGCTGTGGTAAGAAGTCTCTCAACTGAGCGCAATAGGGTGTCAAAATAGAGTGGTTCCGCCGTGCGGAGGTCATAACCGCAATCCGGGCGAGCTGAGCCGGTTTCCGTGCCTACCACGGGGCAGCCGAAGGCGCGGGAGAATCGCATGTGGCGTTCAAAGCGGGACAGATGGAGTTCTCGTTGTTCGGGGTCAGGATGTACGGGGTTGATATAGCAGCCAATGACCGCTATGGAGACGCCATGCTCCTTCAGTGTTCTGGATGTCTGGAGGGCGAAATCTTCAGTGAAGGAATCCGGCGAAGGAGCGTTCTTCAGTACTTTGGGGAACGCGAACTGGATGACGGATGGCGAGAGATGGGAGGCGACGGTGCTGGCCAGCTCTTCGACGGTGGAGAAAGAACCGAAATCATGTGCGCGGAATCCTGGTGTCTTGCTCATGGCTCGACTCTAGTGGAAGATACAGCGAAAGTAAAGGATGCAGAGATGAAGATTTTCGACATACGGGAATTTGGAGCTGTCGAAGGAGCCGGACATGATGCCGGATCTGCCATTGCCGCCGCGGTCGCGGAGGCTTCCCGTCATGGGGGAGAAGTACTCATCCCTTCCGGGACATGGCATACCGGCCCGGTGACGCTGGCTTCCGGCATCACGTTTCGCCTTGCGGAGGGCTCTCGTCTGGTTTTCATCCCCGATGAAGATTTGTATGTCCCTGTATATTCGCGCTGGGAGGGTGTCTCCTGTTGGTGCATGCATCCCTGCCTGTTCATTTCAGAATCTCATGATGTGACTGTTACCGGAACAGGTGTCATTGATGGCAGCGGGAAGTCATGGTGGGAGAGCGCACGGCGTAAGCGTGCCCTTCATATGAAGCCGGAAACTCCCATGGAGAAGAAACTTGCTGCTCTCAACCCTGGATATGCCGACCAGCCAGGGGGAGGGGGAGGCCGTCAGTGCCAGTTCCTCAGGCCGCCTTTGCTCCAGATTCTTGACAGTACCAGGGTCACGGTGGAAGGCGTTACATTGACAGGCAGTCCGTTCTGGACGCTGCATCCGGTATTCAGTTCCGGTTTGACATTCCGTGATGTGAAGATTATCAATCCTGCCGATGCACCGAACACCGATGGCATCGACATTGATTCTTGCCAGGATGTCATGGTCACTGGATGTCTGGTTGATGTCGGGGATGATGGCATTGCACTGAAAAGCGGCAGCGGCCCTGATGGCATTGCGGCAGGACGGCCTACCCGGAATGTCAGGGTTTCCGGCTGTACGGTCAGGAGTGCCCATGGCGGCATTGTCATTGGCAGCGAAACTGCTGCCGGTATCAGCGGACTGGTCGCGGAAGATTGTCTTTTTGATGGTACGGACAGGGGCATCCGCATCAAGACCAGGCGTGGTCGGGGCGGGGCTATCTCCGACCTGCGGTTCGAGCGGCTGACAATGAGAAATAATCTTTGTCCCCTGGCCATCAACATGTATTACCGTTGCGGCACGACAGAAGGGTCTCTTTTTTCCCTTTCTCCCGAACCTATTGACGATACTACACCTTCCATTGGAAACATTCTGGTAAGGGATTGCGTGGCTACAGGCAGCCAAGCGTCCGCTGGGTTCATTGTGGGGTTGCCTGAACGTCCTATAACGGAATTGGTGGTGGAAGACAGTTCCTTCGGTGTGATGCCGGAAAGCAATGTCTCTACGGATGAATCGGACATGTTCCTGGGGCTTCCCCATGTGGATGGACGGGGGATTCGTTTGCGCAATGTGCAGGGGGATTTCAGGAGCGTGAAGGTCGAGGGAACCGTTCCTATTTTCGTTCGGGAAGAAGGTATCGATGTGAGGTTCTGGAACAGAAAAAAAACATGACGTCGGGGCTATGCTGTCTTCCCGCCTGTTTTGTCAAAAAGTATGGGGTCGCCGCTTTAGCTTTCACTTTTGCGACAACCCCTCAAAAAAATGACCTCAGAAAAAAGGATTCAGGTTCACATGCCCATATATCAGGCACGGATAAGATGGACGGCAAAGTCTCCGATTTGCTCCTTGAAGTAGGCAAGTTTCAACGTACCCTTCGCATCATATGAGAAGGACGTTTCATCAGGAGTCAGACCGAATTGTGACAGATAGGCAATGCTGCGCTCAACGTCGAAACACTTGAAGCCGACATGACCATGAGTACCACGACCTTTGGAGAACATGATTTCAATTTCCGTATTCATGAAAGCTGAACTGCTGCCGTTCTTGGTAATCATGTTGAAAGCCTCGAACCCCTTGGATGCCTTGTCCGCCTCGGTGCGGTCAACCGCGTTGATGCCGAAATGAGCAAACGAGAAACCCTGGAGAGCCGCCACAGCATTGCGGCTCATGTTTGTGATTGCCGCCCAGTCTTCGGCGTTAATCAAGGAATCCTTGACCATCCATGAGCCACCGACCGCCAGGACATTGCTTTGGGAGGCATAGGAGGCCAGGTTGTCAAGACTTATCCCTCCGGTAGGGACGAATGAGAGGGAAGGGAAAGGCCCTGCGAAATTCTTCAACATGCCTACGCCTCCGGAGGCTTCCGCCGGAAAGAATTTCAGGACTGAAAGACCACGCCTGATTCCCTGGAGGATGTCGGTAGGCGTGGCGACGCCGGGGAGAATAGGGATGTTTTTGGCAATCGCCCAATCAACGACTTCGGCATCGAATCCGGGGGAAACCAGGAAAGACGCTCCTGCCGCGACAGCCGTCTTTGCTTGCGCAAGGGATGTCACAGTTCCTGCCCCAACGAGCATGTCGGGATATTTTTTCACAATCCGCTTGATCGCTTCTTCCGCTGCGTTGGTACGGAAGGTGACTTCCACGGCAGGAATGCCCCCGGCTATCAAGGCACCGGCCAGACCTTCCGCCCTGGCAGCGTCATCAATCTTCACAACAGGGACGATGCCGACCTGATGTACGCGTTTGAAAAAATCTTCATGCATGGTATATATGCTCCCTTTTCTTCCTCTGCGTAACGCAGGGGGATATTCTGTGATTGTCCGGCGGCATTGCAGACAGCCGTGGACACTGACAGCATGATACCACACCATTCTTAAAAATGGAACATTGTTTCAATTATTGTTGACTTTGTTGTTTTTCCTCCATATCATTGAAATCCAGAAGACTGTGGATACCATGACAACTATATATATGACAGAAAATAATCCGGAGGAAAATTCATGCACGACAAAAAGAT
Encoded proteins:
- a CDS encoding thymidine kinase, with protein sequence MPHTDRSLANGDATDFLKSLGFPSVTVHETFTHFDFTSPGRRVLLIGPMGSGKTEFSARVWRDAAVAQKKSDVVRRLTATGDVDRRKVFFIRSELDATRFSGYPDDAMAYRGGYIRCGENIARIKDSFGLEKVIEDHPDIGTYIIDEASFFDERLVYVVRNHSMQRGVMFIFPTLILNFRRDIFNSTARLMLDMATDVIPLTAYCEHPDCMKSAFYTYRYYQVGDKECPALYFDPLIIVGGDEHKVDSFQPNYAARCDEHHYLPGKEYTFFHLKPMGMMAARGEENPLRSELGALKGNIGKSLLYRNLAEGTPDGLQREMFLNSLLPANIAEKALAYLFSEQNLVPEELLVRLVSELELDREYLQKVLEDNRRPVVFDQQLLFS
- a CDS encoding sugar phosphate isomerase/epimerase family protein, translated to MSKTPGFRAHDFGSFSTVEELASTVASHLSPSVIQFAFPKVLKNAPSPDSFTEDFALQTSRTLKEHGVSIAVIGCYINPVHPDPEQRELHLSRFERHMRFSRAFGCPVVGTETGSARPDCGYDLRTAEPLYFDTLLRSVERLLTTAERYDAIVALEPVAKVHTICSVERMVHVLEKFPSEHLKVIYDPVNLTPWSGIPERDGSVRAVPTREAQETFFRSAFNAFAHRIVAIHAKDYILDENGVKAGDKSLGTGVMDWELFFSLMDEYHVTAPVLLENQNPMTVDQTIARLCTL
- a CDS encoding glycoside hydrolase family 28 protein is translated as MKIFDIREFGAVEGAGHDAGSAIAAAVAEASRHGGEVLIPSGTWHTGPVTLASGITFRLAEGSRLVFIPDEDLYVPVYSRWEGVSCWCMHPCLFISESHDVTVTGTGVIDGSGKSWWESARRKRALHMKPETPMEKKLAALNPGYADQPGGGGGRQCQFLRPPLLQILDSTRVTVEGVTLTGSPFWTLHPVFSSGLTFRDVKIINPADAPNTDGIDIDSCQDVMVTGCLVDVGDDGIALKSGSGPDGIAAGRPTRNVRVSGCTVRSAHGGIVIGSETAAGISGLVAEDCLFDGTDRGIRIKTRRGRGGAISDLRFERLTMRNNLCPLAINMYYRCGTTEGSLFSLSPEPIDDTTPSIGNILVRDCVATGSQASAGFIVGLPERPITELVVEDSSFGVMPESNVSTDESDMFLGLPHVDGRGIRLRNVQGDFRSVKVEGTVPIFVREEGIDVRFWNRKKT
- the eda gene encoding bifunctional 4-hydroxy-2-oxoglutarate aldolase/2-dehydro-3-deoxy-phosphogluconate aldolase — translated: MHEDFFKRVHQVGIVPVVKIDDAARAEGLAGALIAGGIPAVEVTFRTNAAEEAIKRIVKKYPDMLVGAGTVTSLAQAKTAVAAGASFLVSPGFDAEVVDWAIAKNIPILPGVATPTDILQGIRRGLSVLKFFPAEASGGVGMLKNFAGPFPSLSFVPTGGISLDNLASYASQSNVLAVGGSWMVKDSLINAEDWAAITNMSRNAVAALQGFSFAHFGINAVDRTEADKASKGFEAFNMITKNGSSSAFMNTEIEIMFSKGRGTHGHVGFKCFDVERSIAYLSQFGLTPDETSFSYDAKGTLKLAYFKEQIGDFAVHLIRA